CAGCCGCCGCGTTGCGGCGGCTGACCACGCCACGGGCAGTGTTGGTTGGCTCTGTCCGGTCGGCCGCTGGCTTTCAATCATCGCCCGACGGAGGCAAGCTCCGGTCGTGGCGACTCGACGTGGCCGTCGGGTACCGCTCTCGGCCGGTGGCGCAATGAGAGCGTTACGTTTGATCCGGCAAGAAATGAAATAGCCGTGCCAGCCGTTTTCGACAGGCATGATCGTCGAGGCTGGCGGTATCCGATTGGATTTCCGCGTGCCCGGCGTCGTCCGGCAGCGGCTTGGAAACGACTTTCAACCCCAGTGCGCGCAGTTCGCCAGTCCTTACGGCGGCGACGCGAGATCCTGTGTCAACGCTGCCGCCAACCAACTCCAGCAACCGCACGGGCGACGTGATTTGCAGCCGCGTGACGGACACCCCGGTTTCGTTGCGGTCGTGTCGTAGTTGAAAGTTCGCACTGGTAATCCTCGGACCGGGCGCCTGCCAAAGAGTTCCGCCGGGAATGTGGCGGAGAAGCACCTCGTCGTCCGCAACTTCACTCACTTTCGGCCGCTCCGTCTGCCGTTATGCCGCCAGCAGTTGGCAAAGCTCGTGGAGAAGTCCGGGATGCACGACCGCCCGAGCGCCGGGAGAGAGTTTTCGGGTCTCGGCATGCCCAGTGGATTTGTTGAGGTGCAGGAACGCGAACGATTGGTCGGGGCTGATCTCGACTTCGTGCTCGACCTCGGCGTCTTCCCACTCCACGAGAACTCCGCCGGTCCGGGTCGGGCTCACGTGCAGGCTATCGGCAGCGGCGGCACGCCTTTTCTGCACCGTCTCAATCAGATGCACGAACTCACGCGCCAACTCGATGACGTGCCCCTGTGGAGCGGCGGCCCCGTAACCATCCCAGTTCTCGGTCAACTGGCGCATGGCTTCTAATTGAGCGTCTGGTGTGGCCATCGGTTTTGTACAGGAGTCGCGGTGATGTAAGCAGGGAGCAAGACAATTATATCACTTCCAGCCCGCCGTGCATGCACGCCGAGCGGCACAATGAATCCGACCAGGCCATCCGCATCGAGCTTTAGCCCGAAAGCCATACGGAGCAACTCCTCGCCCAGCGTCCCGACTTGATTGCCGAGTTTGGTCTGCGATGAACGAGCCACCATCCGGCCTCGCGCCGGTGGAGCTGTGATTGAACGCCAGAAGACCGGCGAGCCATTCGTCCCTTCCTTGGCCCTTGGCGTGCTCAGCCGCCGCGTCGGGGCGGCTGACCACGCCGCGGGCAGTGTTGGTTGGCTCTGGCCGGCCGCTGGCATTCAATCATCGCCCGACGGACTGAAGCTCCGGTCGTGGCGTGAGCCGAGGCGTTGCCAGACAAGATGCGGAATTTTGGAGCGATCTGACGGTTCCCCTCGCTCGGTGCTACAATCTACATTAGGAGAACCGCCGATGACCATTCGAGCAATCTATGAAAACGGTGTCTTACGACCGACGGAACCAATTCGGTTCCCAGAGGGAACGGTCGTGGACCTTCAAGTCATCGGAGAAGCGGTGGATGTTCGCGCTCTTGTTCCGCCCGGCACGGATGAAGGCCTCATCCGTCTCTATGAAATCCTCGGACGCCGATTTGACAGTGGCCAGCAGGACACCGCCGAACGCCACAACGAGCATCAACCGTGAAACCCGTGTTCCTCGACACCGTCGGCCTGATCGCTGTTTGGGACGCGGCGGACCAGTGGCACGACGCCGCGGAGCCCGTGTTTCTGAAGTTGGTCGCGTCTGCACGCCCGATGATCACGACGACGCTGGTGCTTTATGAATGCGGCAACGCGTCAGCCCGTCGCCCTTACCGAACGACGGTTGACGATCTGAAGAGCTGGTTGGCGGCAAAGGGATGGCTGGTCGAGCCAACGCCCGGCGATCTCGACCAGGCCTGGGCCAACTATCGCGCGGGAACCGTCGGCGCCGCCGGGATCGTCGATCATGTTTCGTTCATCGTCATGCGCCGTTTGGGCATTACCGAAGCGTTCACGAATGACCGGCATTTCCAGGCTGCTGGCTTCGTGACCCTCTTCTAGGAGGTTGCCGATATGCCGATTCCCTTCGTTATCGACAACCAGCAGCACCGCATGGCGGATGCGCTGAACGAACTACTGGCCCAGAGCGCCGGCAAGCCGCTCGACGTCGCCACGGCGTACTTTGCCATTTCCGGCTATCGAATGGTGAAAGATGGGTTGCATCACGTCGGGGCATTTCGGCTATTGCTGGGCGCAGAGCCGCAATCGGGCAGCGACATTGGATTGAGGCCCAACGCCGATGCCTTAAAGAAGCGGCTCCAAGGCGACCTTGAAGCGGAGCCCTTCAACGAGGCCACGATCAGGCTCGTTGAGGAATTGATTGGCTTCCTGCGGGCCGATAAGGTAGAAGTCCGGCTCTATGACGAAGGCTTCCTGCACGCCAAAGCGTACCTGTTTCATCAAGACAACGTCGGGACACACAATCGGGGTGATCGCCTTCGCCCGTTCGCGGCGATCGTCGGCTCAAGCAACTTCACCGGGCCAGGGCTGGCCAGCAACAAGGAATTGAACCTTGTCCACCGCGTCATCTTGCCGACAGAAGAGGCCGTGGACCGCGAGGCGGCGCGGAGGGTGGAGTGGCTAAGGGAGGAGGGCGACGTCGAGATCACTGCAACACGCCCTCACCCTAACCCTCTCCCGGAGGGAGAGGGAATTACGGACAAGGCTAGGCGCTTCATCAAGAGCGAGGTCGGCGCCGGGGCAATCACCGACCTGACGAGATGGTTCGAGCGCCAGTGGGCCGACTCGACGGATTTCAAGGATGCCCTGATCGAACTGCTCGATGCCAGTAAGTTCGGCACCAAGGAATACTCGCCTTACGAGGTCTACGCCAAGGCGCTCTACGAATACTTCAAGGAAGAACTTGGCCAAAACGCGCCTGAGTTGGGGCGCAGCGCCGTCGATCTTGCTGAATTTCAGGAGGATGCCGCCAAGAAGGCCCGCCGCATCCTGCATCGCTGCGACGGCGTGCTCATCGCCGATTCGGTCGGGCTGGGCAAAACGTGGATTGGCAAAAAGCTGCTCGAAGACTTCGCCTATCATCGCCGCCAGAAGGCTGTCGTCGTGTGCCCGGCCTCGCTGCGGGAGATGTGGCAACGGGAACTGGCGAGCGCCACGATCGCCGCCCAGGTCGTGGGCATGGAGGAACTGGGCCGCGACACGTTCGATCCGTCGCCCTACGGAGACGCCGACGTGCTGCTCATCGACGAGTCGCACAACTTCCGCAACGACAAGGCCAACCGCTATCTGGCGCTCGACACGCTGATCCAGCTCAATGGCGGGCGTGGCCGCGACGGCGAGCACAAGAAGGTGATTCTCATTTCAGCGACGCCGATCAACAACGACCTTTACGACCTGGCCAACCAGGTGCGGCTGTTCACGCAAAGCCGGCCGGACCATTTCCGCGAGGCCGGTATTGGCGATCTCAACGCCTACTTCCGCCGCGCCCGCCGCATGGTGCGGCAGGATGACGTGCCCGCCGGCGTGGTGCTGTTCAATCTGCTGGAAGAGGTCATGGTCCGCAACACGCGGCCCTACATCCGCGCGGCCTATCCCAACGCCACGGTCAAGGGAAAGCCCGTCGCCTTCCCGAACCGGCGGTTGCACACGGTCAGTTACGACTTGGGCGCGACGTATGGCGGGCTGTACGACGAGATTGTTGCCGCCATCGACTCGCTTTCATTGGCACCGTACACGCTGGAGGCATACAAGAAGAAGTCGGCCGTGACCGATGAGGAACAGCACAAGTTTGAAGCGGGCCGCGAAGAAGGGCTTGTCGGCATCTTCAAGACCCGCTTCCTCAAGCGATTGGAATCGAGCATCGAGGCATTCCGGCTGAGCCTGCGTCGGGCGTTGATCTTCGAGGAGACCTACAAGGATTACCTACTCGACCGGCGCGTCGTGTCGTCGAAGGATTTTCAGAAGGCGATCAGGTTCCTTGCCCGTGACGATGAAGACGAACTGGCCGCCGGGAGCATCGCCGACGAGCTGGACGCGGTGGCCGAGGCACGCGCATACATCGAGAGCCTGCCCACGGTCGATCTTAACCAGTACGAATTGCGGAAGCTCAGCCACGACGTCGAAGCCGACGTCAAGCTGCTAAAGGGCCTCTACGAGCGCACGGAGGCCCTGGCGGCGAAAGATGGCAAGCTCGCGCGGCTCAAGGAGCTGCTCGCCGGCGACCTGAAGGGGAAGAAAGTGCTGATCTTCAGCACGTTCAAAGACACCACGCGCCACCTGCAGCGGCGGCTTACCGATGACGCGAGCTGGTTGCGGTCGGCCGGCAATCCGCACATCCGCCGCATCGACAGCGGGAATCACCCCGAAGAGCGCGGCAACATCATCGCCCAATTCGCCCCGGTGGCCAGCGGCAAGAACCCTCACCCCAACCCTCTCCCGGAGGGCGAAGGCAAATTGACGGCCAGCGGCGGGATCGACATCCTCATCAGCACCGACGTTCTCTCCGAAGGGCAAAACCTTCAAGACTGCGGCATCCTCATCAACTACGATCTGACGTGGAATCCGATTCGCCTTGTGCAGCGTAACGGCCGCATCGACCGCATCGGCAGCCCACACGCGGAAATCGGCATCTACAACCTCTTCCCCGAAGACGAACTGGAAGCACTGCTGCACTTGGTCGAGCGGCTCACCGACCGCATTTCGACCATCGACGACCTCGGCCTGCTCGACGGCAGTGTGCTGGGCGAAGTGGTCCATCCCCGGACATTCAACACGATTCGCCGCATCCGGGCTGAAGACGGGGCAGTGCTTGACGAAGAAGAAGCCAGGGCCGAGCTAGCTGGGCCTGAGCTGCTGCTCAAGCAGTTGAAAGACCTGTTGAACCGCGGCGGCGCCGACGCACTGACGACGTTGCCCAACGGCATTCACTCCGGCCTGCGCCGGGAGAAGTGCCACGGCATGTTTTTCTACTTTCAGGCTCCCCGTGCCGGCGAAGGCAAGCGGCATTTTTGGCGGTACATCGACGCCCACACCCACGAGATCATGGAAAACCGCTATGAAATCGCCCAGTTGGTCTCCTGTCTGGCGGACGAGCCGCGTTACGTGGGCGACCAGGACGTGTTCGTTCTTCAAGACAAGGTGATCGGGCACATTCTGGCGGCCGACCGCGAAGCCGAGGCCAAGGCAGCGGCGCCGGTCGCCGTCGATCCAATCCAGCAAACCGTCAGCGAGGAAATCAAAGATGCCATCCGGCGCCGCACTGTGGACCGCGAGCAGGCTAAGACCTGCATCAACTTCCTTGGGCAGCCGATGGGCCGCGCCCTGCACGTCAAACTGAAGGCCGCCTACGACGGCTGGAAAGCATCGGGCGACGACGCGATGTTGGTTCAGGCCGTCGCCGCGCTGGCCGACCAGTTTGGCAAGCAGAAGCCAACCGACGCCGCAACGAAGCGGTTGCGCCGCGAAGACCTTAACCTGATTTGCTTCGAATACGTCTCCGCGTGACACCCATTGATCAACGGAGTTTCTCATGTGTGACTTGATTGTCAGCGTTCCCGACGCGCGCCTTGCGGCGCTGAACGTGCCGCCGGAACAGGCAGACGACGAAGCCCGAATGCTGGCGGCGGTCAAGCTGTACGAGATGAATGCGCGACTACGGCGTTGCAATGTTCGACATCACCGAGGAAGAGTTCGAGCGGGAGACGCGGCTTGCTCGAACTGATTTGTAACACGTCGGTGATGCAGTCTCGATGACCGTGATGCCCGCCGCGTCGCCCGACAGCATGGAATCGCCCTGACGGGAACTTTGGGTTTGCTGGTCGATAGTCATGCCTAACGTCGTAACTCTAAGCAGAGAAAGCATTTACGGCGATCACGCTGGCGGCGCCGCACCCGCGTCCGCGACGGCGCCGAAACAAAAGCGATGCGCGCGTGTCGCTTTTGTTAAGCAGCGCGCCGCGCGCGGCGCTTTTGCCTGCACGCGCCAGCCGATCCGTACAGCCAGCGCTCAAAGACCGAATCGCTCAATTCGGCGGAACGGCATCCCGGCGCGCCGGGATTGCGTACAGAGGATTGGCCGCGCACCTCGTCGGACGCGACAAACGTGTCGCCTGCGCTCGGGATGAGACAGAGCGAGGGAGAGACAGAGCGAGGGAGAGACAGAGCGTCTCCGTCCCTCCGTCCCCCTACGCGGCCAGCCTTTTTCGCTGGGCGGCCACCTCGTGATAGATCGCCAATAACTCGCGGCAGTTGCGGTCGAACGTGTGACGCAGGGCGAGATCGCGCGCGGCGACGGACATCGCAGAGCGGACCGAAGGGTCCATGAGTGGCCGCAGGCAATCAACCAGCTCATCCAGGTCGGCCGGATCGTCGAGAAGCTGCCCTTCGACGCCGGGCGTCAGCAGTTCGCCGGCGCCGTTATAACGGCTCGTCACCACCGGCAAACCGCTGGCCAAAGCTTCCAGCACCACCAAACTACAAGGGTCGTAAAACGTCGGCTGCACATAGACGTCGGCCGCCGCATAGTAGGGCACCGTGTCCGCGGCCGGTCCGACAAACAGCACTCCGCTGTCGTCAGCCACGACGTTATTGCCCGCGAAGTGCCGCTTGCCGCCCACCACCGCCAGCTTCACCGGCAGCCGTTCGCCCCGCAGCCGCTTGACCGCCGCCATGAGCGCCGGCACGCCTTTGAGCCGAAAGTTGTGGGCCACAATCAAGAGCAGCGTCTCACGGTCGGTCAGGCCCAGCTCGTCGCGGACGACCTGTCGATAGCGGGGCCGGTGATCGGGCGAAAAACGCTCCACATCGACGCCGTTATAAACGATGCGAATCTGGCTGCGGCGCACGCCGTGGTGGCGTTCGAAGTCGCGGGCCACGCGCCGCGAGAGGGCCACGAAAACCCGCTGCTCGTCCATATACTGGGCCATCAGCAGCCGCTGAAACTCGCGGTAACGCGGCAAGCATTGGGCCGCGTGCCGCTTGAAGGGACGCAACCAGCCCGGCAGCAGCAACAGGTTGTGCTCGAAGGCGGCCGTGCGCGAGCCGCCGTGCGGTTGGAAAATGTCGCACTGCCAACCGGATCCCATGTCGTGCGTCACGTCGAGCGCCAGCGAGTCGAGCAGACGTTCGGCGGCAAAAGCAAAATCGGTGCGCGATCGAGGCCCCTCGACGCGATGGGCGACGATGCCGCTGATGGCCGACGACTTTCCGAAGCCGCCGGCGACGACGTGGACCTCGTGACCTGCTCTGACCAGCCATCGGGCATATTGGCTGGTCCATTGTTCGGCGCCGCCGCGTGAGGCGTCGAAGTTTTCGATCACCAGGCCGATCTTCATCGACGCGCTCCCAATCGCCGCTCCATGGCCCGCTGCCGGCGAAGGATCCGGCGGATGAGGCGTTTTTCGGCCGCTCCCAATTTCGCGATGCCCAGGTAGCGTTTGATGAACGCCATCCGCAGGCTGCGCGTGATCCGCTCGCGCGGCGCGGAGTAAGCAAGCTGGGCCAGGTCTTTGACGATCCAGCGGCGGCGGAACCAGCGCCGCTGCTCGACGCGCTGCAGGTCGATGAGCCGGATGGCGAAATCGCGATCGGGCAATTCCTGGATGAACAGGTGGCAGCAGTAGAAGTCGCGATGGTTGAAACCCGCCGCATGGAAGCGGCGGGCCACGTCGGCCACGGCCAGCGCGAGGCCCCGCAGCTTGCCGTCGAAGCGGGTCCGTTCGGCGGCCGGCACAAAATGCCAACGCACAAAGTCGTCGAGCGGAGCGAACCCGCGCAGCTCCTCGGTCATGAAAAACGATTCGCTGACGCCGCGGGCCATGCGTTCGCCGAAGGCCACGACCCGCATGCTCTCGATGCCGGCCCGCTTCAGGGCGGCCACATTCTCGGCCTCGGTCCGTCCCGGCGTGCGAGCGCGTCGCGGGCCGAACCACAAGCGGACACGTTCCAAGAGCGAGCCGCCGCGGTGCTTTTTCAAATAGAACACTCGTTGCCGTTCGGCTTCTCCCAGCTCGAGCCGCCAGTTTTCGCGGTCGGGCAAGGTCCGCAGCAATCGACCCGTGCGGCTGCGCATGACGGCATCGAAGGTGGCCAGGCCGACCTCGTCGAGCTCCGCCTCATAGGCCTGATCGACCCAGATCTGGCCGTCGGCCAAGCGGCGCAGCCCGATGCTTGACTTCTTTCGCGGATGGGCGGCGTCAAAGCGGTGGCGGGAGTTCTTTTTCACCGGGTTCAGGGTTCA
This genomic window from Pirellulales bacterium contains:
- a CDS encoding lipopolysaccharide kinase InaA family protein, whose product is MKKNSRHRFDAAHPRKKSSIGLRRLADGQIWVDQAYEAELDEVGLATFDAVMRSRTGRLLRTLPDRENWRLELGEAERQRVFYLKKHRGGSLLERVRLWFGPRRARTPGRTEAENVAALKRAGIESMRVVAFGERMARGVSESFFMTEELRGFAPLDDFVRWHFVPAAERTRFDGKLRGLALAVADVARRFHAAGFNHRDFYCCHLFIQELPDRDFAIRLIDLQRVEQRRWFRRRWIVKDLAQLAYSAPRERITRSLRMAFIKRYLGIAKLGAAEKRLIRRILRRQRAMERRLGARR
- a CDS encoding glycosyltransferase family 4 protein, with the protein product MKIGLVIENFDASRGGAEQWTSQYARWLVRAGHEVHVVAGGFGKSSAISGIVAHRVEGPRSRTDFAFAAERLLDSLALDVTHDMGSGWQCDIFQPHGGSRTAAFEHNLLLLPGWLRPFKRHAAQCLPRYREFQRLLMAQYMDEQRVFVALSRRVARDFERHHGVRRSQIRIVYNGVDVERFSPDHRPRYRQVVRDELGLTDRETLLLIVAHNFRLKGVPALMAAVKRLRGERLPVKLAVVGGKRHFAGNNVVADDSGVLFVGPAADTVPYYAAADVYVQPTFYDPCSLVVLEALASGLPVVTSRYNGAGELLTPGVEGQLLDDPADLDELVDCLRPLMDPSVRSAMSVAARDLALRHTFDRNCRELLAIYHEVAAQRKRLAA
- a CDS encoding antitoxin family protein, which translates into the protein MTIRAIYENGVLRPTEPIRFPEGTVVDLQVIGEAVDVRALVPPGTDEGLIRLYEILGRRFDSGQQDTAERHNEHQP
- a CDS encoding helicase-related protein produces the protein MPIPFVIDNQQHRMADALNELLAQSAGKPLDVATAYFAISGYRMVKDGLHHVGAFRLLLGAEPQSGSDIGLRPNADALKKRLQGDLEAEPFNEATIRLVEELIGFLRADKVEVRLYDEGFLHAKAYLFHQDNVGTHNRGDRLRPFAAIVGSSNFTGPGLASNKELNLVHRVILPTEEAVDREAARRVEWLREEGDVEITATRPHPNPLPEGEGITDKARRFIKSEVGAGAITDLTRWFERQWADSTDFKDALIELLDASKFGTKEYSPYEVYAKALYEYFKEELGQNAPELGRSAVDLAEFQEDAAKKARRILHRCDGVLIADSVGLGKTWIGKKLLEDFAYHRRQKAVVVCPASLREMWQRELASATIAAQVVGMEELGRDTFDPSPYGDADVLLIDESHNFRNDKANRYLALDTLIQLNGGRGRDGEHKKVILISATPINNDLYDLANQVRLFTQSRPDHFREAGIGDLNAYFRRARRMVRQDDVPAGVVLFNLLEEVMVRNTRPYIRAAYPNATVKGKPVAFPNRRLHTVSYDLGATYGGLYDEIVAAIDSLSLAPYTLEAYKKKSAVTDEEQHKFEAGREEGLVGIFKTRFLKRLESSIEAFRLSLRRALIFEETYKDYLLDRRVVSSKDFQKAIRFLARDDEDELAAGSIADELDAVAEARAYIESLPTVDLNQYELRKLSHDVEADVKLLKGLYERTEALAAKDGKLARLKELLAGDLKGKKVLIFSTFKDTTRHLQRRLTDDASWLRSAGNPHIRRIDSGNHPEERGNIIAQFAPVASGKNPHPNPLPEGEGKLTASGGIDILISTDVLSEGQNLQDCGILINYDLTWNPIRLVQRNGRIDRIGSPHAEIGIYNLFPEDELEALLHLVERLTDRISTIDDLGLLDGSVLGEVVHPRTFNTIRRIRAEDGAVLDEEEARAELAGPELLLKQLKDLLNRGGADALTTLPNGIHSGLRREKCHGMFFYFQAPRAGEGKRHFWRYIDAHTHEIMENRYEIAQLVSCLADEPRYVGDQDVFVLQDKVIGHILAADREAEAKAAAPVAVDPIQQTVSEEIKDAIRRRTVDREQAKTCINFLGQPMGRALHVKLKAAYDGWKASGDDAMLVQAVAALADQFGKQKPTDAATKRLRREDLNLICFEYVSA